Below is a window of Microbacterium saperdae DNA.
CGCGACCGTCGCCGACCATCCATGGCAGTACGAGCCGCCTTCCCAGCACTCCCTGAGCGCCGTCGGACCGGAAGTGAGCAGTCGTGTCCAGTCCCGGTAGAGAGGTCGCAGCTCGCCGCCCAGCGCGGCCACGGCATCGTGCACCACCGCACGGAAGAACGGTTGGCCTCCCACGACCAGCGACTCCGTGTCCCAGTCGGGGGCGTCGCGCCGCCAGACGGGAGCGCCGGCGCTCGGGCCGAGGGAGTCCGCCCCGTGATCGGCGAGAGGACTGCGGGTGAACATGGCTTCCCGGTCGGTGAGGAGGGCCCGAATCGCATCGTGCCGCGTCGGGGGGACGAGTCCTGCCAGGAACGCGGTGGCGGCGACGTGTTCGCTGACGCTGCGACCACGGGTGCCGTCGGTGAGGATGTTGTCGCGATAGGCCTGTCGTCCGGCATCCCAGAACGCCTCGAAACCGACCTCGACCTCTGCCCACACCCGATCCGCCCACGCGGCTCTGCCCTCGTCTCCGAGCCATCGGGCGATGTCGGAGAACTGGCGCAGCGCACGTGCCCACAGCGCGGTGAGGGCGGCACTGGAGCCCTCGACCTGCACCGGGGACCAATCGATGAGCACCCACCCGGGGACTTCGGCCAGCCGCCCGTCGTGCAGGGAGGGGAGGAACCAGCGCAGGACGGATTCGACGGCGGGCAGCAGCGGCATGATCAGAGCAGGGTCGCCGGTGTACCGGTAGAGGTTGTGCACGCTGGCGACCCAGTGCAGAGACCAATCCGGGATGGTCGGGATGCGTGGTGAGGCGAAGTCGCCCGCCGCCGCCATGGGGAGGATGCCGTCGGGGCGGGGCCGTGCGAGCAACGCGGGGTTCCAGGCGGCGAGCGACCAGTCGGACGTCGCGACCAGGTCGACGCTCTGATGCACGATCGAGTCGCCGGTCCACGCGCGCTGCTCGCGGGTGGGGCAATCGATGTAGGCATCGACAGCGCTCAGATCCACCGTGCGCAACGAGACGTCGACGATCCGCTGGAGCTCTTCATCGCTGCACGCGAAGTGCGCGCCCTGGCGGGGGCGGTGTGCCTCGTGCACTTCCGCACGCACAAGGCGGGGTAGAGCGCCGGAAGCGGAGGTCGCACTGAGCACGAGGTAGCGCCCGCCCACGCTGTCGAAGGGTTCGAACACGGTCTTACCCTCCGCCAGCACGATCTGCAGCGGTGCGGCACTCTCGAACGCCGCAGGGCCGACGGCCTCCAGGAGGCCCCCGCGCACGATGTCTCCTGCCGCACCGGAGAACGTCAGTCGCAGGCGACCGCTCACGATACGTCCTGCATCGATCACGGTGACGGCACCGGCGGTGATGTCGGCGGAGAGCAGATCGACCAGCGTCGTCGTCGACTCGGCAGTGCGGGCCGATGTGCTGGGGGTGAGCGCAGCGCGGGGCAGGTCGACCAGGGTGCCGGTCGTCTGCGGCCGCCGCGAGGGCAGGAGTGCACCGTAGGGCTCCCCGCCGGGGGTGGTGCGCCCCCGCGGACCGATGACGGACTGCTCGCCGATCACGCGCGCCGGCAGCCACGATTGCACGTCGGCATCCAG
It encodes the following:
- a CDS encoding alpha-L-rhamnosidase-related protein, with amino-acid sequence MTATWPSARAPRRWQGEWIWSTRSGLLTPGPAEPIGAHDPTQFDQRVLLRREFSLEAVPRTAALYATADARYIVFINGERVGAGPGRHDSDSLTYDEWDIASLLRPGRNVIAVMARFYGDANPWWAPSRPSHTMGGGAFAAELEIDGEVVVATDARWLVTDCEAWTVAHPQGLLASQPAELFDARLFDPTWMALDADVQSWLPARVIGEQSVIGPRGRTTPGGEPYGALLPSRRPQTTGTLVDLPRAALTPSTSARTAESTTTLVDLLSADITAGAVTVIDAGRIVSGRLRLTFSGAAGDIVRGGLLEAVGPAAFESAAPLQIVLAEGKTVFEPFDSVGGRYLVLSATSASGALPRLVRAEVHEAHRPRQGAHFACSDEELQRIVDVSLRTVDLSAVDAYIDCPTREQRAWTGDSIVHQSVDLVATSDWSLAAWNPALLARPRPDGILPMAAAGDFASPRIPTIPDWSLHWVASVHNLYRYTGDPALIMPLLPAVESVLRWFLPSLHDGRLAEVPGWVLIDWSPVQVEGSSAALTALWARALRQFSDIARWLGDEGRAAWADRVWAEVEVGFEAFWDAGRQAYRDNILTDGTRGRSVSEHVAATAFLAGLVPPTRHDAIRALLTDREAMFTRSPLADHGADSLGPSAGAPVWRRDAPDWDTESLVVGGQPFFRAVVHDAVAALGGELRPLYRDWTRLLTSGPTALRECWEGGSYCHGWSATVARDVIVHTLGVTPAEPGYRTARIAPKLEGLEWAEARVPTPHGDIVLRVEPELLVLDTPVPAHVEWNGDVTTLPAGSHRITRDLR